Genomic DNA from Halalkalicoccus tibetensis:
ATTCAATGCCTGCGGAGACTGCGCTCCCTGTGGGGACCGATTCGGTTCCTGCAAAGCGCGTCGTGGAAACAGGAAGCCCCGTCCTCAGCGAGGCCGTCAGGCCGAGCAGGGCGGGGTAGTTCACACCACCATGCAAGTGTTCTATCGAAGACGATATGAAGAGCAGCTATGCAAATCGGAAGAGGTCCCGTTGTTCAGCCTCAAGTTTATCGGGAGCCTGGTATGAGGTTGCTTGTCCCTTCTGGTAGTGCTCAAGGATTTCATAGACATTACTGGGAAGGACACCACCGAGGCGACTATCCTGTTCGCAAGCTTTGATGATGTCCTCGGGAGTATCGGTGACTTCATAGATATAGGTCCGGCCACCTTTACGGCCGAGATTACGCTCAGTCGAGCGTGCAAGCCCAAGCATACAAAGTTGATCCAGAAATTCGTAGAACTTGCGTTCGGAAACTTGGTCCGCATTAGCTGAAGCGGCGAGTTTCGTATATAGGTTATAGATATGCTTTGTCCGAGCTTCTTTTTGTGGTTCGATGACCATCAGTGTCGTTGAGATATAGGCTAATCCTTGCTGAATTGAGAGTTTGTCGTCGAAGTAGTCGAGAATTTCATCTGTCTCAATATTTTCTGTCGCTTCACGAACATGGTCTTCGTCGACGATCGACGACCCCTCCATTCGTGCATACTCACCGGCTTTTTCTAAGATACGAAGTCCCTGTCGAACGTCGCCACGCTCCTGTGCCGCGAATGCTGCAGCAAGCGGGATAACATCATCATCAAGGACATCGCCTTTGAAGGCGAGATCTGCGTAATAAGTAAGGATATCTCCTAGTTGGCTCGCATTATATGGGCCAAACTCGATCTCTCGTTCCCCCAATGTCGATTTCACTTTTGGCTCAAGTGCATCGACGAATTTTAGATTGTTAGAGATACCAATGAGACCGATTTTTGCATCGCTGATTGGTGTATCTTCGTTGGCTTCAGCTCGTGGGAGGTCATAGAGGAAGTCGTTACGAGCATCTGGAGGAATGTTGTCGATCTCGTCGAGAATGAGGAGGACGTTGCCGCCGAGCGATTCGATTTCTTCATAGAGGAAGTTGAAAACACGATCTGTGCTATGGCCGCTTTCAGCTACTTGATCGTCTGCTGGTCGTAGTTCGTTGACGATCGTCGTAACGAGCCGATACGCGGTCTTGTAGTGGCGGCAGTTAATTGGTCCGACGATATGAAGCGGTACTGATCGTCGCTGAGCCTCGCGCTGTAACTTCTCGCGCATCCACTTCGTTACAGCGGTTTTCCCAACACCTGTCGGTCCGTACACGAAGACGTTATTCGGTTCATGACCTTCGACGATATCTTGAAGAGAGTTCGTATAGAGCTTGATCTCTTCGTCTCGATGCATGATCTCGTCGGGCTCATAGGAGTCCTTCTTGAGCGGCTGTTTCCAGGCAAAGATCAGATCCTCGTCCTGAAATGGGTTCTCGTTGTGATCCATCCGTAGTTCTTGAGTTGTCCGGTCACTCACACTCCGTCTCCATAAAGATTCCTACCCCCCTGCAAGTGTTACATCTGTTTTGATTGCTTATATACCCCACACCCACCACTCTGCAAGTGTTCCAGGTGAATCAAAGGTCCCCCGTTGTTGATCCACGCTAAGAGGGGAAATGAGACAAGAAATCAGCGGGAAGAGACCTCCCAGCACTAGCTAGTTTCTTCTCTACTACTAGCTCTAGTTCTAGTAGTTATTTTATAGTTTAGGGTAGAAGCAATTCTAGTGCCAGAGAAACGTCTCTAGTGAGGCTTCTGAGGGAATCTTCGTATTTGGCCGCTCCTCTTTATATTCTCCTCTTGTTTTGCTTCTCTCCCCCTCTGATTCGTAGCCATAGAACACTTGCACGGTGGTGGGTGTGCCTATGAGAGTATCTTACCGTGTTGATCTTCACCACTTCTTCAAGAGAGAGAGAGTAGACCGGTATAACAGGGTGATCCTATTGACTGACCCCGTGGATTCGCTCAGCACGTTCACAGATCTTGAAGAGACTGCTGTTCCCTCGCCCCTATCCAGGTGTATCAAAATCAATATCGCCATATACAGTTTATACTTATGCTATATTGCGATGTTACGCTTGTAGAGCCTCTAAACCCTCTATATTCACGAACCAATCCTCGAGCTATGATGGTCCTGATTACTTCAATAATCACGACCAATTTCCACCACCTCGGCGCTGTCGGGTAAGCACGAACACTGCAACCACCCCATGAGGCCGCTTTCCCCCAGAGTTGATCGAAGAAAAGAGGGTAGCAAAATCGCGGCGGCCAATCTCCCTCTGTAGTCGAATTATCGGACTTGCTGCTCACGAACGGGGTCCTTTGTTCTCCTCGGTCGAGCTGACCAGCCTGTAGCTAAGGATACCTTTCTCCACTCCGGATAAACCGTCCTCGCGGTCTATGAGAACTTAAGCAACGAACTGGCTTCCTATAAAGTTCTTATAGTAGTGGTCCGTAAGACGGCATATGAACCACGAGACGGAAACGAAGAGCTCTCTAGGGGCTTCGGTTTCGCTCTCTATACCTGCTCGTGACCCGGATTTATTCAAACACAAGGCAACCAGCGATGTCCTCCTCTTTTTAATTAACCATCGGTTCGGTGATTTCTCGCTTCGAAAGATTGCAAGCCACACTGGGCACTCACATCAGTCTGTGCGACGAGCTGTAACTGTCCTCAGTTCGAATAAACTGGTCGTTGAATCACCGGAAAGTAACCAGCGACTCGTTCAGATCAACCGCAATCGACTCTCTATTCCGGATGACCCGATTCTCCGAATTCCCCAGCCAGAATACCACCGACCTGTGAAAGCGGCGGTAGAAGAGCTTCACGAGAAGATCAGTGATGTAGTTGGCATCATCCTCTACGGGAGTGTCGCTCGGGGAGAAGCTGACCGACGAAGTGATATCGATCTCTGGGTGCTTACTCGATCCGGACGGGCTGAAAGTCAACGGGAAGCGAACGCCGTTGCTCGTGACCTCGAGGAGGTATCATTCGATGGGGACCGGTATGCATATGATATTGACGTTGAGGCTGTCCAAGCAATTCCAACCTATACTGAGGATATTCGGGAAATCGTCGTTTCGGGAATCCCGATCTACAAGACAAGTGACTTCGAAACCGTCGAAAACCTCCTGTTGGAGGAAGGAAGCAAGGATACGGACGGAGGTAAGGATGGGTAGTGGTTCAGATCCGAACGCGGTTCTCACGGCACTAGGACGCGCCCAGGATGCCTTCGAGATGGTTGGACGAGGTCGGACAGAGTTCGAGGAAGGAATTAGCGCCAATGTAGATTGGAAGACACAGCTCACAAAAGCATGTAGGCTTCTCGAAGTTGTCGAAACACTCCAACTTCAGGATGGGTATTATACTGCCGTCATCGAGATCTGTTTTGGGGCTATTGAACGATCGATCGAGGCGTATGCCCTCTCGATGACGAACGATACGCTCCAGGACTTCCAGGATCACCAGTTCAGTTACGACCGTGCACACCAAATTGGACTGTTCGAGAGGGAGACCGCAGACGAGATGAAGGCTCTCTATAGCGATAATCGGACCGAGAGTTATTACGGAGGTGGCAGACCGACAGCGGAGCAAGCCGATGCAATGACTGAATTAGCGATCGCTGTCCACGAGTTCTCGGTGAGTCAAATCCGAGAAGGTGGCGTCTGTTTGTGTGACTAACTACGGGAGACACTGCGAGGAAACTACAATGAAACGAGATACACCAATGAATCGAGTGCAGTCGACTCCTCTCACCGAGACGTTCGAGCGCTATCTCCAGGATAAAGGAAAAGGCCGCGGCGGAAACGGTGGAAACTATCGACGGAACGTAGCCCGCGAGCTTGAGCGGTTTGCAGAGTGGACTACTGGTGAGCGCGGTTCCGATGACTGGACGGGGATCATCCCGACCGACAGTGACAGAGAACCCACTTTCGAGGAGCTTGACGAACGAGTCTTCCGTGAATACGCCCGTCACCTTGCTGGCGACCGTGGACTCAAACAGAACACTGCCCAAACCTATTATCGGTATCTCTCTGCGTGGTGTGGCTGGTGTGTCAATGAAGGCTATCTAGAAGCCCATTATGCTCAGCGAGCCAGTGCGATGGCCCCGCTCCCTGATGATGATGGTCGTAAGCCCGGTGATCAGCAAGCGTGGACGTCCGAGCAGCGCCATGTCCTCACTCGATTCGTTGATGAGCAGGCTCGAGATGCCATTGAGGAGTTCACAACACTACCTGAGGAGACTGCGCCTCTCGACAAGCAGCGAACCCGCTACACCGCCTTGAAGGCGACACGAGACCGTGCTCTCGTTTTCGTTCTCGCGTACACTGCCGTTCGGGTTGGTGAACTCCTTCGTGACCCGAATGATCCGCGTCGACGCGGTGTCCGGTGGACGGACCTTTCCTTTGAGGAGGGGAGTATGGACGTCTATCGAAAGAAACAGCAGTGGGATGCTGCGAGTCTTCCTGATCCAGTGATTGGGCCGCTTCGAAGTTATCGGAAGCTTCTGGATCCGCCCAGCGAGCGGTGGCCAGTCTTTCCGACGTTCGACCAGCGGACGCTCGCATCGCTTGTACGCAAGGAGCTGGCTGATCGAGGGCAACGGCCCGACGCAATCGACGAGCAGCGAGCAGC
This window encodes:
- a CDS encoding orc1/cdc6 family replication initiation protein, which translates into the protein MDHNENPFQDEDLIFAWKQPLKKDSYEPDEIMHRDEEIKLYTNSLQDIVEGHEPNNVFVYGPTGVGKTAVTKWMREKLQREAQRRSVPLHIVGPINCRHYKTAYRLVTTIVNELRPADDQVAESGHSTDRVFNFLYEEIESLGGNVLLILDEIDNIPPDARNDFLYDLPRAEANEDTPISDAKIGLIGISNNLKFVDALEPKVKSTLGEREIEFGPYNASQLGDILTYYADLAFKGDVLDDDVIPLAAAFAAQERGDVRQGLRILEKAGEYARMEGSSIVDEDHVREATENIETDEILDYFDDKLSIQQGLAYISTTLMVIEPQKEARTKHIYNLYTKLAASANADQVSERKFYEFLDQLCMLGLARSTERNLGRKGGRTYIYEVTDTPEDIIKACEQDSRLGGVLPSNVYEILEHYQKGQATSYQAPDKLEAEQRDLFRFA
- a CDS encoding nucleotidyltransferase domain-containing protein — encoded protein: MNHETETKSSLGASVSLSIPARDPDLFKHKATSDVLLFLINHRFGDFSLRKIASHTGHSHQSVRRAVTVLSSNKLVVESPESNQRLVQINRNRLSIPDDPILRIPQPEYHRPVKAAVEELHEKISDVVGIILYGSVARGEADRRSDIDLWVLTRSGRAESQREANAVARDLEEVSFDGDRYAYDIDVEAVQAIPTYTEDIREIVVSGIPIYKTSDFETVENLLLEEGSKDTDGGKDG
- a CDS encoding DNA-binding protein, with the protein product MGSGSDPNAVLTALGRAQDAFEMVGRGRTEFEEGISANVDWKTQLTKACRLLEVVETLQLQDGYYTAVIEICFGAIERSIEAYALSMTNDTLQDFQDHQFSYDRAHQIGLFERETADEMKALYSDNRTESYYGGGRPTAEQADAMTELAIAVHEFSVSQIREGGVCLCD
- a CDS encoding phage integrase SAM-like domain-containing protein, whose translation is MKRDTPMNRVQSTPLTETFERYLQDKGKGRGGNGGNYRRNVARELERFAEWTTGERGSDDWTGIIPTDSDREPTFEELDERVFREYARHLAGDRGLKQNTAQTYYRYLSAWCGWCVNEGYLEAHYAQRASAMAPLPDDDGRKPGDQQAWTSEQRHVLTRFVDEQARDAIEEFTTLPEETAPLDKQRTRYTALKATRDRALVFVLAYTAVRVGELLRDPNDPRRRGVRWTDLSFEEGSMDVYRKKQQWDAASLPDPVIGPLRSYRKLLDPPSERWPVFPTFDQRTLASLVRKELADRGQRPDAIDEQRAASARDLLLALEEDIRPPSITTDGARSILQRLSEAADITIDHPRHDYLAPHGGRRGMGEVLVRAFGYTVAARYLDNSEEMVRERYSHIEAGELGDVATEALDEIDGGRL